The following coding sequences are from one Clostridioides difficile ATCC 9689 = DSM 1296 window:
- a CDS encoding GntR family transcriptional regulator encodes MKEEILDGKYTSNMMLPTELQLIERFSCSRNTVRRAISQLNTEGYVQSIKGKGVVVLENSCSNDFFLNMHNFKGVESIVEDKKVNTATSVLHFSKILIDNKLSKKTGFKVGSEVYYLHRLRYIDNIPKILDINYFLCSIVKDLDVSIAQGSIYKYIEECLGTKIVSSRKIFKIEKATELELKTLPLNDYNCVGVIKNSVYTDDGKLFEYTESKHTPETFVFMDVTQRY; translated from the coding sequence TTGAAAGAGGAAATACTTGATGGTAAATATACAAGTAATATGATGCTGCCTACTGAACTTCAACTTATTGAAAGGTTTTCATGTAGCAGAAACACTGTACGTAGAGCAATTTCTCAATTAAACACAGAAGGATATGTTCAAAGTATAAAAGGCAAAGGTGTTGTAGTGTTAGAAAATAGTTGTTCTAATGATTTTTTTCTAAATATGCACAATTTCAAAGGTGTAGAATCGATTGTAGAAGATAAAAAGGTTAATACTGCTACTAGTGTTCTCCACTTCAGCAAAATCTTAATTGATAATAAGTTATCTAAAAAGACAGGTTTTAAAGTTGGTAGTGAAGTATATTACCTTCACAGACTAAGATATATTGATAACATACCTAAAATTCTCGACATTAACTATTTTCTATGTAGTATAGTTAAAGACCTTGATGTTTCTATAGCACAAGGCTCTATTTATAAATATATAGAAGAGTGTCTAGGTACAAAAATTGTTTCATCCAGAAAGATATTTAAAATTGAAAAAGCTACAGAGCTTGAGTTAAAAACGCTACCTCTAAATGATTATAATTGTGTTGGTGTTATTAAAAATAGTGTATATACTGATGATGGAAAGCTT